The DNA segment ACTTTTGACAAACGGTAAGGAATTATTGTTTAGGATAGCTATGTCAAATAAACACAAATACATGCAGttcaaataaaaactaaaattcaAGCCCAaaatttcataaaataaaaacttaaaaccTAAAATCACACAACTCATTTCAACTTCAAATTTAAACCTCAGATTCagaaattaacaataaataataaaaattaccACTCGCAGGTGAAGATGAACAGTGAGTGACGATAGTTCTGGATGTAGGGCTTGAGGTGCCAAAGTGAAGAGAAGTTGAGCGGCGAAAATTGGAAATAGTGTTTGGAAACTTGTGAAGTTTGGTGTTATTGAAAAGAAGAAGCCGTGctgttgaagaagaagaagaagaagatgtgaAAATCATAGTTGCGGCCGTATCGATTAAAGCCATTGTATGTAATTTACAGATTGATTGCAGCCTCAAACCTATAATTGCTCTGAAATTGgagttagggtttagggttttgtAATAGTGGCGTAAATGTTCATAAAGAAAGTTCTGTTCCAAAAGGCGCAACCGCATTAGAGTACTTGTACGGTACATAACTACATATACAAACATTCCAATTTCGATACTTTTGATTTTCTGTCATCAGAGGCTATgcacctacttagtcgagttcaaagggtcatgcatagtaatgatCCCGAGATCGAGATCTATgaacgtagtttttaaaagacttagttttgctattaaAAAATGACAACGGCGTAACTTATTGCTCGTTTACCAgttatctcgatgtaaattcaaaACACAACTCTAAAATTTAGATTATGTTAAGTGGAATGGTTATCCCTTTGTTTGTTTCTCAATTTTCTTTTACACTATTAGTAAATTGGATTTTGATTAGGTAAAATTCATTCGATTGTGAGTCTTGAGGGAGCTATGGATCTTCTTTTACAACACAACTAAAAGAAtctagggtatgtttggcaaaagtagctggtggctgaaaGCTGtaagctggtagctgtagctggtagctagtagctgtagctttttagatatatttgatgtttggtatagtagctggagcttttaataaaatgtataaaatgaccaaaatagacataactaaaaatttagaaagttgatgcattaaaaagttccttatttttagaggttaaaTTAGTcaatttttccctaaaagcttatAGCTTCTTCTAAACTCTACTACTAGTAGctttcaaccaaaagcttcaatctactaacctaaaagcttaaagctccttcaaccaaacaagacttttaaTTGAGTAGgagttttttcttaaaagcttaaagctagaagctcctaaaagctcctaaaagctccatgccaaacatacccctACTGACTAGtgtcattcctcacatttgacaatatatatattatatcCAGAACAATACATAAATAATTTTAGTatcaattaaaattaaaattatataGTAAAAGTCATAGGTTGAGTAATAAAATATATCAAAAGTCATAGGCTGAATAATTAAAATTCAATTTAATAAATTATAAGAGTTGTGTTAAATGTTGTATCCTTTTAAAGTTGTCAAATCATTAATATTCTATATTTTCATACTGAAAGAAAAAAAGATGTTATTAATTTGATGTTTTCAGATAAGTAAGTCTAACCAACCCATGTAAATGATAATGGAAGTTAGGTAAACATAAATAAGCGATGTCATTTAATCGGCTTGGGTAGTCAAGGTTTTTAAAAAATTGTCACTTTGTTTGGTTACCAATTTTTTTTGATGGAGGTGAAATTTTATAAATAGTAAAATGGCAACTTCTAGCAAGAAACAAGAGCCATGATTCACACCAAAATCAGAGCCGGCCGGAGAGTAaggtaagaccatgtgtagtggtagaagcttataatgcccccatcatggagcattatacgacacgtggcgtcctagtcagcaagggggcattatagcaaaagtggtgtagtggggcattatgccataacccccattcaatcattttacaatcatttcccaattattttttttaatttaaaacataaaaaaaacttcattaatttaaaaataaaattacattacttgaaaaaaaataaaaaaaaaactgaaaaaaaaaaccgaaaataaaaaaaaaacagaaaaaaagctgaaaaaaataaaaaaaaaaacataaaaaaataacatgatctagagtccatatttttctttaattttttggcgacgcatttgcgcaaggatcaacgcatcgccttgtaggtggtcgataggtttggacaaaaactcgatgtccttttccatttgcctcgcctcttgcatctcgttaaatttttttgtttcggccactcgttccttcataatctcataacgttggtggccgaggtcgcgaatgtcttggagacgacggttcatctcctcgaaatcatcctttaactcgagatcggaagacgactcgaccgTTTTTTTCCCGGTTCCCTTTCTTCTACCGGTGGGTCGGACCAACTCTTCTTGAATGCCCTCGTCCACCGCCTCATTTAAATCAACATTGCGGGCATCCGATGTCGGAGTTGAcgggtcaacggaggatgatgtttttgaccttttagcccgacgtctactactagacgtcattggattaactaccgcccactttggactttttcgaAGTAGCTCCCAACACTTGTAGTACGTGAAAGGGCCTTTTGTCCTCTCGAACTCCTCCAAACTCTTCGTTAAAACCCCCACGTCACCTTCACCGCTCGGCCGattatcgtagttacgttggAAGACTTCTTGGAACCCAtgacacttgttgttgatgtcggtccatttgctagaaatggaGTCTTTGTCACGatgttcgccttgaccccacgtgctaaagaagagtgcacgaaccctatcccaaaaaaccgggcccgtttgaaagtttgctacaaaaaaaaataagttgtttgttaaaaaataaattaacaaaataagtaaaataatatttatataaaatagttaCCGGTCTCTTCGTCCTCCGAAATGTCGACATACGCCCGAGTCAACGCGTATTCCTCTTCCTTCGTCCATTTGATTATATTTTTGTACGCCGCGGTGCGTCCTTatccttcttcttatgcgaccttttgccgcgtttcgatgtttcttgcaccggttcgggttgcgtctccggtacgacttccacatcgggttcggcttcgggttgtgacggttgagacccgccggcttgaccatagccgaaagtgggaggaacaaacggaggggcgccactcaagtaagccgcgtaattaaaaagctcgggtccatgtcttgaaggttgtatggggtttgcggttgggttgtgttcgggtttgcGGGTCTAGCGGGGACACCAAAAGGAGGGCGGAATGGatgcatgattgtataaaaattagaagaaagtgggtttttttttataaaagttggaagaaagtgggagagatagtgagtttttgtataaaaaatggTGTGAATGTGGGGTAAATATATATAGTGGggattattttaaattaaaaaaaaaataaaagaaagttaCCGTTTGAAAACGGTCGAATATGGTGGCCCCCACATTTTTAAGCGTTATAATTTAAACGCCGGAGGGGATTTTTTTCGAAAATAACACCGTAAAACGCCCCCTGTAATGGGGGGTTGGGCGTTTTCgggcaattttttttaaaaaaaacgccccattacgCTTGGTCTAACTAAAGCATTTCCTTTAGGCCACCACTCCTTAAAGGCCTCCCTTCtgaataaaaaatatattattattttttttgttattggtttatatacttattagaGAATTGGTTTATATAGTTATTAGAGAATGAATAAGCAACAGAGAAGTTTTTGGAATGATTTTTTACTTTTGAGATTCCAACTTCATATTCTCCTctagttttcttttgttttctcttttcacatgtttatatttataCATTGGAGAAATTAAGAATACCTTGATTtatttacatgtttatattctcCTCTAATATATACATTGGAGCCTAATTTTCTGTTTCTAGAAATGGTTGTATTAGCTTTTATAAGTTTTATTTCATGATTTATTTactaagtttttttatttttcagtaagtatatatattattatattccTAAAACATCATAATCTAGTTTCCGTTTACAAAAACATCACTCTAATATATAAGAAATTAAGAATACCACCATACACTTGATTTATAGCAACAAAAAATAATATCAGTTAAAAACCAGAAAAGGCTTCGCATTTAGAGTTCACTTTAGGTCTCTCAAAGCGTTGAGTTGGCTCTGACCAGAGGCGGAACTACAGGAGGGTCAGGGGGTCAGTTGACCCTCCGGTCGACCAAATAGTTCCTTAAGGGTAGTATCAGCCGTAAGTCAGTTTTTGTAGTTTGAGTCCTTTCACCCTCAAAATATCACCGTTAGGGTAGTTATGATGAACAACAGAGAgtaaaaatgaagaaaaagatATCCGGCCAACAGCTCCGGTGCTTTGCGACGAACTGATTCAGAGAATGAAACGGAGAAGAAAGAAGTTACTTGGttagaaataaaacattttattgGGGTCAAATAAGCTTTTTAACaattaattatttttttcctttACCTTCCCGATGCAAGATACAGTAAAAGTAATCCAGAAGTAAAATATAGTAAAGGGTATCTGCCTTCATATGACCATTTAGATGTGGAGTATCCATGTTTAACtttttaatatgtttttttttttcaaaaggaATATATTTGATTAGGATTGAAATATGAAGAggttttcttatttatttttactaataaatgattgtatggtttatattttttaaaggattcttttaaaaatataaaaagtatgctaattttcttttctttcttttttttttttgtattgagaTCATAATACTATGCGTAACCAAGGTTTGGATATAAGAAGTTACTTTGACCCTCCGATTAAAAACTTCTGGTTCCGCCACTAGCTATGACCAAAACATTACATTGTCCGCTTGAGATACTATCAAAATTAGAATCACACCAATGAGACCATTCTAAGTATAGGAGTTTTGATCTATTCTTCACCCACAAGAAACTTGTTATCTTAATCTCCTTGTTGGTTCTTTTCGATAATAAGATTTTTTTATCCAGATAATTCTTTACAGAACTTTGTTAACTATGATTGATCGAACCGATTAAATTACAATGATgctatattttctttttttataaagaTTAAACTATCATTAGAGATCAAATCGACTTCATCGTATTTGAGATGAAAGGTGTTCTTGTTTAGTTTATTGGTAACAAGTGATACATTTTAGTGTTTTACAGATTTACAATACAAGAATCACCGAAACCTAAAACCAGACTAATATAAACTTGTTCGGACTCTAACCTGGACAGTAAACTGAATAAAAACATATGAATGAAGCCGTTTAAAGGTTGAAAATTATATTATAGTTTAATTTAATGATAATAAAAAGTTAAATGGACTAAAGGCTGTTGTTTCATGTAGCAATGAAGAACAATTTCAGCTGTATGTTTCTGTACAATTTGTACTGGAGGGGCAATGGATTGTTACCCACTCCATTAAAAAATCCTTTTTATTCTTCtacttctctttttttttttttcactttgtTCGGTTTTTAGTTTATATTGCAAGTGCTCCGTCACTGATCTGGTTATCATCAGAAGAAGAATCTGCAGAAGATTTAGGTTTCGACATGATCCGAGAGAAACCATAACCAAGAGAACTTCCACTTGTTTCCGACAGCTGCATAATGCATCATAAAGAAAGTCATTTAAAAAGGAAATGTTGTGGTACAAGATGCATGAGGCTGCACAGTAAAATTGGATACCTCTGTAAGCTCTGACAGGTGGCGAGATCTGAACTCGTTGATAGTGGCTGCTATCTCCGACATTGGCAATTTAGCCTATAAAACAGAATAGGTTAAGAACATTCAAAACCCAACATGTAGAAACCATAAAAGAGATTAGTTATACTTTTATATAATAGAATATATGGCTAAAACCAAAAGCAACAAGATTTATAGTCTATATATCTACCGTTAAATGCAACTAACTTTGTATTTAAGTGATACCAACTGAACATATTTGATCAATCAACTAATCACTTACTTGTGCAAGAACAGCAGATGCTAACTGTAAGCTTGGTTCTAGGGTCTCAGGCACAACCTGCAACATTATATAACTAAAAGTCAAAGGCATTATATACAATGTGTGAAATACTTCACATAGAGAATATAGGATAAAGGTGATTGGAGACCTTGATCCTTGTTTTTCAACATTTTATTTacttttgagtaaaatgccattttcgtccctgatgtttggccagttttgcgactttcgtccaaaggtttgtttttccgcatctgaatccaaaaggtttgaaatcttgccattttcatccggctcgttaactccgtcTGTTTTTCTCCGTTAGGTCAGGGGTAtctccgtcttttttgttaactttaagggcaattcagtctttttcacttAAAGGGCAATACTTGTACATTCtactaaatgcttgtacataaagtgaaaaagaccgaattgccctttaagttaacataAAGACAAAAGTACCCCTGACTTAAggggagaaaaatggatggagttaatgagccggatgacaatggcaagatttcaaaccttttggatccagatgctgaaaaacaaacctttgaacaaagtcgcaaaactggccaaaccttagggacgaaaatggcaattaCTCTTTTACTTTTTAATAAAAGAAAGATGGTAACAGTAGAAATACCGCGGTAGCCCCAGCCTTTTCCAAATTGATCCCATGATCAACATCATGAGCACGCACAAACGTCTTGACGTTAGGGAAATACTTGTTGAGAGCCCAAACGGTTCTATAATTTGCACCAGGTGAATCTAATGTTATAGCTGCAGCACAAGCTCTATGAGCACCAACTTTATGCAACACCTATAAGTTCAGGGGAACAGAAAACCAGTTCAGAATTTGAGTTTACATGTTGCATTTTTACTTAAAGTTGCGTATAGCTTCTTCACCTCTCGACTACCAGCATCACCAAAATACACAGGTAGGTCAAGTGCACGTCCCACTGATACTCGATCACTTGCATTATGAAAATATTTAGACGTCAGTATGTCCGTTATATACTTAACTCATGCAAGAAATAAATGACTTCATACCTATTCACGTCAAGAGCAACGAACGGAATCAGTCTTTCGGAAAGAAGCTGGGCGATGATCTGAAAGAACAAAAAAGTcgacaaaagtttaagaaaaAATTAAATTTACATTTTATTATAACGAATGTAATTGAGAATGATGCTAAACCTGGCCAACACGTCCGAACCCACATATAATGATATGATCTTGTAAATCATCtgtctgaaaaaaaaaaaaaaaaaaaaaaaaaaaaaacatgccaATATTATGAACCGGTAACATAACAGAAAATTTACTTGTGTATGGAATTTTACCTCACTCTCATCAGGTAATAAACTACGGACATCATGCTGGTCAAAATTAGATGCTATAAATTGGCCACCAGCAGCTAACCATGGTGTAAGGGCCATTGAAATTCCAACCACAAGAAACAATAAAGAAGATAACTGAGGAGTCATTATACCctgaaaaaacaaacacaaatttGAAGTACCTTGTGAATGAACGCGCTATTATTTTCGACCCGTAGAAAATGGTAACAAAAATATTGTAAAAAACCTGATTAACAGCTTCACCAAATGCAACAAATGCAAATTCTCCACCAGGTGCAAGTAAAAGACCGGTTCTAATTGTGGATATTAATGAAACACCAAAAAGTCTACCAACGACAGCTACCATTATGGTCTTCCCAGCAATTAGAAGCCCTAATGACCCCATAATAACGGGAAAGTTTGACACAAGAAGTTTTGGATCGATAGACATTCCAAcctgaaaaaaaaatattatgaaGTTAATTTTATATTAAGATGGAAACAAAGAATATGAGGAATACCGTCATGAAGAAGAGGCCTAATAGAAGACCACGATATGGAGCAATATCTGATTCGACTTGTAAAGAGAATTCGGTTTCTGCAAGTAGCAAACCGGCAAGAAAAGCTCCAAGTGCCATTGAAAGGCCAGCCTGATCCATTTATTTTGAGAAACAAGGGATATTAATATTTAATGCTGTGGTGATTACAAATGAACTGACCGAAGATGTAAGTCTACTTACACGGGCAGTAAGAAGACTAGTACCCAGAATAACTAAAAGCGTATTTGCAGAAAATATTTCTGCATTTTTCATCTCTGCTATTTGCTTGTAAATTGGTCGAAGCAACTGCAAAACACAACCAAAATCAACCCATTTATATGTAAATGGGTCGGAAGGTTAAATAAGTAATTCAGAACTTACCAACCGTCCTCCAGCAATAATGGCACTGATAGCAACAAGTGCCTTTACAGCAGCCAATCCAAGAGCTTCAGCAATCGCATAGAAGCCAAtctgaaaatttaaaaaaataaaataaaataaacaataaGTTAATCTGAAAAAAAATGTTTCATTGCATGGATGGTAGTAATGTATATACTCACCCCTCCTTTAGATGAATTTGGTGAAATAAGAGGTATGAGAATCAGCAAAACAACAACAGCTAAATCCTGTAAGAAAACCATGTTAGATGCAATGTTTTTCGGAAatgttttgaaaatttaaaaaatgagtaaaatgccattttttgtccctgtggtttggccagttttgctaCTTTCAtgcaaaggtttgtttttccgcatatctggatccaaaaaggtttgaaatcttgcgattttcatccggctcgttaacttcatccattttttctccgttaagtcaggggtatttccgtctttttttgttaacttaaagggcaattcagtgtttttcactttatgtaaaagaccgaatacccctaAAAAGACtcaattgccctttaagttaacaaaaaagatggaaatacccTTGACTAACGGAGAAAAAAGGATGGatttaacgagccggatgaaaatcacaagatttcaaacctttttggatccagatgcggaaaaacaaacctttggatgaaagtcgcaaaaccggtcaaacctcagggacaaaaattgGCATTTTACTCACCCATAAATACATATGAAATCATCTAATTGGATGTGGATACCTGGAAAAGTAAAACAGAAAATGTGGCCCGTCCATGACGTGAAGTGCTTTCCCCCCGCTCCTGCAATACCTGTAAAACAATTTTATCTTGTAAAACTATATCAtaagaaaagaatataaaaatatGAACTGGAACACTTATTATTTGTTTTGGTGATGACCTGCAGAACAACTGCTGTAGAAGATAACGCCAAACCATTACCGATGACAATTGCAGCAGGTCCAAGCTGTCCACATACAAAATGGGCAATCAATCCTATCACGACAGCTGTCGCCAACACCTGTGTTACAAACAAAGGTTTAAATCTCTGGTAGTACAACAGTAAATGTAAAATGCAGACTTTATGATATGCAACTACCTGAGCAGAACCCAATCCAAAAACATATTTCTTCATGGAACTCAGCCTTTCAACAGAAAGCTGTAAAGAATATACATACCGTCTCGATTTTCAGCTCAATGTAACTATGTAATACAAAACTAAAATCTGAAAATTGACTTTTTATTCAAACCTCAAGGCCGATATTGAAAAGCAGGAAAACGACTCCAAATTCGGCTATTGCTTTTGTTGCATGAACGTTACGTATAATTGAGAGACCATAAGGTCCAATCAGGATGCCAGCAGTCAAATACCCAAGAACAGGACTTCCTGATAACGATGACCCTGATTAGTGATCAGACAAaataatttaatatttaatattattaaattaatattGAAGTACCTCCAGGAAGTTTCTGAAATATAGGAACAAATATTACACTGCCAAGCAATAACCACAACACATCAAAAAGAGAAGCTTCTTCCTCATTAATCTGCAGAACATAAAAATTACTTTTGAGATCATTATTGGACAAATAATAAAGGTTTTTTTAAGCAGGAATATCAAACCTCTTGGTGTGGAAGCATTTcaattatttttttaactttttcaggTAATTTTTGAATCTGTCTGACCAATGGCTGAGCATTTGATGAGACTTCATCGAGATTCGTAGTTATAATGTTTGGCTGCTGAAATATTTTACCAATCCGTTCTTCTCGTTTAGCGTAGAAAGCAAAACTGTCAATATACCACCAATATTCTACATATTATTAGCCAATAATCACTAAGAAGTGAAccagaaattaaaaaaaaaaaaagcataccTTGCACCAACAAGCAAAGACGAAACTAACAGTTTCGGTAAATTCTTTTTTACGGATTCACCAAGCTCCTGAAATACTGCAGCTGGTGTAAATTCAGTACCATCTCCTTCCAATGAGAAAAAAGATGCAGGTAAGAAACGAGACGATTTCATCAGTAATGCTTTtggtgaagatgatggtgagCTGTCCTTTGTAAAATCCTTTTGTGTTTCTTGTTTCTTTGTTTGAACCACATTTTTCGTTTTTTCTATATCACTTTCGGTGTCTTTAACGGTTTGTTCATTCCCTTTATCACTGTCATCAGAAAATCTAGACTCTTCCGACATCTGACCAACAAAACTTGACCCGTTATCTTGTACGGGTCCACTCAATGGATCTTCGATTGCTGCATCACAGTCTTTGTCAGCAATGACTTCATCTGAATTCACGTCAAGTGCGTTTTCGTCACTGAGTGTTTCCCCATCTGAAACCGTACTTTTAGAAGTATCCGCAAGGGAAATGACAAGAACCTTTTCAGCTTTTTGTAGCGCAATTTCAGCATCATTGACACGTTTCAAAGCCTC comes from the Helianthus annuus cultivar XRQ/B chromosome 4, HanXRQr2.0-SUNRISE, whole genome shotgun sequence genome and includes:
- the LOC110937668 gene encoding K(+) efflux antiporter 2, chloroplastic — its product is MNLSSSFKIRGYQSINGGTFEQLNLQSSFGYSFLSNPRSVSNICSRKKLIASSNHGFNSTKIQERFNSVCILKISRGTFKTACQGNDSIPFINGNGRDVESGDTKNAESSKEETKNDSKEKGEEAEAVAVAPTLDELKELLQKAHKELEIAQLNSIMFEDKAQRISEAAIALKDKALNAWDDVNSALISIEEIVKEEGPVKESIKRAKMALSLAEARHQVALESENGNLNSLEEEEALLAAQKDMKECSAKLEDCEKALIRLQNRKDEVQKEVVTLNDLAEKAQTDALKAEEDVANIMLLAEEAVALELEALKRVNDAEIALQKAEKVLVISLADTSKSTVSDGETLSDENALDVNSDEVIADKDCDAAIEDPLSGPVQDNGSSFVGQMSEESRFSDDSDKGNEQTVKDTESDIEKTKNVVQTKKQETQKDFTKDSSPSSSPKALLMKSSRFLPASFFSLEGDGTEFTPAAVFQELGESVKKNLPKLLVSSLLVGASFAFYAKREERIGKIFQQPNIITTNLDEVSSNAQPLVRQIQKLPEKVKKIIEMLPHQEINEEEASLFDVLWLLLGSVIFVPIFQKLPGGSPVLGYLTAGILIGPYGLSIIRNVHATKAIAEFGVVFLLFNIGLELSVERLSSMKKYVFGLGSAQVLATAVVIGLIAHFVCGQLGPAAIVIGNGLALSSTAVVLQVLQERGESTSRHGRATFSVLLFQDLAVVVLLILIPLISPNSSKGGIGFYAIAEALGLAAVKALVAISAIIAGGRLLLRPIYKQIAEMKNAEIFSANTLLVILGTSLLTARAGLSMALGAFLAGLLLAETEFSLQVESDIAPYRGLLLGLFFMTVGMSIDPKLLVSNFPVIMGSLGLLIAGKTIMVAVVGRLFGVSLISTIRTGLLLAPGGEFAFVAFGEAVNQGIMTPQLSSLLFLVVGISMALTPWLAAGGQFIASNFDQHDVRSLLPDESETDDLQDHIIICGFGRVGQIIAQLLSERLIPFVALDVNSDRVSVGRALDLPVYFGDAGSREVLHKVGAHRACAAAITLDSPGANYRTVWALNKYFPNVKTFVRAHDVDHGINLEKAGATAVVPETLEPSLQLASAVLAQAKLPMSEIAATINEFRSRHLSELTELSETSGSSLGYGFSRIMSKPKSSADSSSDDNQISDGALAI